Proteins encoded within one genomic window of Calonectris borealis chromosome 1, bCalBor7.hap1.2, whole genome shotgun sequence:
- the HTR1F gene encoding 5-hydroxytryptamine receptor 1F, whose translation MDLINSTEQNGTSEELFKWVTSKILISITLSVLALMTTAINSLVMTAIIVTRKLHHPANYLICSLAVTDFLVAVLVMPFSIVYIVKETWIMGQVVCDIWLSVDITCCTCSILHLSAIALDRYRAITDAVEYARKRTPKHAGIMIAVVWIISIFISMPPLFWRHQTTSREDECIIKHDHIVFTIYSTFGAFYIPLALILILYYKIYKAAKTFHRRSVSRIVREEVNGQVLLDAGERSTKSASMPSTVEKTSDPLVDCDKINITLRSPRSESKHEKSWKKQRISSTRERKAATTLGLILGAFVICWLPFFVKEVVVNICERCHISEDMSNFLAWLGYINSLINPLIYTIFNEDFKKAFQKLVRCRQYL comes from the coding sequence ATGGATTTAATAAACTCAACTGAACAAAACGGTACATCAGAGGAACTATTCAAATGGGTGACATCCAAGATTCTCATTTCCATTACCCTGTCTGTGCTTGCACTAATGACAACGGCCATCAATTCTCTCGTGATGACTGCAATAATTGTGACAAGAAAGCTCCACCACCCCGCCAACTATTTAATCTGCTCTCTTGCAGTGACTGACTTCCTTGTGGCAGTCCTAGTGATGCCCTTCAGCATTGTCTACATTGTAAAGGAGACCTGGATCATGGGGCAAGTGGTGTGTGACATCTGGCTGAGCGTGGACATTACGTGCTGCACGTGTTCCATCTTGCATCTCTCTGCCATTGCTTTGGACCGGTACAGAGCAATCACGGATGCTGTGGAATATGCACGGAAAAGGACACCTAAGCATGCTGGCATCATGATTGCAGTGGTATGGATCATATCCATTTTTATCTCCATGCCGCCTTTGTTTTGGCGGCACCAGACGACAAGCAGAGAAGACGAATGCATCATCAAACATGACCACATTGTTTTCACCATTTACTCGACATTTGGCGCCTTCTATATCCCGCTGGCCTTGATTCTGATCCTTTATTATAAGATATACAAGGCAGCAAAGACTTTTCACAGAAGAAGCGTCAGCCGGATTGTAAGGGAGGAGGTAAATGGACAAGTCCTTTTGGACGCAGGTGAAAGAAGCACCAAATCGGCTTCAATGCCCAGCACAGTGGAGAAGACATCAGATCCCCTGGTGGACTGCGATAAAATCAATATCACCCTACGAAGCCCCAGGTCTGAATCTAAGCACGAGAAGtcctggaaaaaacaaagaatcTCCAGCACAAGAGAGCGAAAGGCAGCAACTACGCTGGGTCTGATCTTGGGGGCATTTGTGATCTGCTGGCTCcctttttttgtaaaagaagTAGTTGTGAATATCTGTGAAAGATGTCACATCTCAGAAGACATGTCTAATTTCCTAGCATGGCTGGGATATATAAATTCCCTTATTAACCCTCTAATCTACACAATCTTTAATGAAGATTTCAAGAAAGCCTTCCAGAAGCTTGTGCGGTGTAGGCAATATCTTTAA